One genomic region from Stackebrandtia nassauensis DSM 44728 encodes:
- a CDS encoding winged helix DNA-binding domain-containing protein — MTATLSTRTLNRTLLHRQHLTQRTGASALEVLKHLVAVQGQEPNWPYVGLWTRITDFKKDELTELLETNAVVRSTVIRVTQHLVAAEDIGWLRPTVQPKVVRHLKAAHYANEIEGIDHDELAAAGREILSGGRMPRKEFIEKLSQRFPGHHPGRLADSVEVLHALVPAPSAAVWGSWRARLKREVSLAEHVTGRPMEPANVERMIRRYLAAFGPASVMDMQAWSGLTKLRDEVERLRPQLTVYRGEDGRELFDLPGAPIVDGSEPVPVRFLPAYDNALLAYKDRTRIMSESDRKRVTPGGALVLPTFLVDGFVAGLWSVEGSTLTISPFRELSAADEAALAAEAAELYDFIAPDAPERDIRWEPAG; from the coding sequence ATGACCGCCACCCTGTCGACCCGGACCCTCAACCGCACCCTGCTGCACCGCCAGCACCTGACCCAGCGCACCGGCGCCTCGGCGCTGGAGGTGCTCAAGCACCTGGTCGCGGTGCAGGGCCAGGAACCGAACTGGCCGTATGTGGGACTGTGGACCCGGATCACGGACTTCAAGAAGGACGAACTGACCGAGTTGCTGGAGACCAACGCGGTGGTGCGCTCCACGGTCATCCGGGTCACCCAGCATCTGGTGGCGGCCGAGGACATCGGCTGGCTGCGGCCGACGGTGCAGCCGAAGGTCGTGCGGCACCTGAAGGCCGCGCACTACGCGAACGAGATCGAGGGCATCGACCACGACGAGCTCGCGGCGGCGGGGCGCGAGATCCTGTCGGGCGGCCGGATGCCGCGCAAGGAGTTCATCGAGAAGCTGAGCCAGCGGTTCCCCGGCCACCACCCCGGACGGCTGGCAGATTCGGTGGAGGTGCTGCACGCCCTCGTGCCCGCGCCGTCGGCGGCGGTGTGGGGCAGCTGGCGGGCGCGGCTGAAGCGCGAGGTGTCATTGGCCGAGCACGTCACCGGCCGCCCGATGGAACCGGCCAATGTAGAGCGGATGATCCGCCGCTACCTGGCGGCCTTCGGGCCCGCGAGCGTCATGGACATGCAGGCGTGGTCGGGTTTGACCAAGCTACGCGACGAGGTCGAGCGGCTGCGCCCGCAGCTGACGGTGTATCGCGGCGAGGACGGTCGCGAACTGTTCGACCTGCCCGGGGCACCCATAGTGGATGGAAGCGAGCCGGTTCCGGTGCGGTTCCTGCCCGCGTACGACAACGCGCTGTTGGCCTATAAGGACCGGACCCGGATCATGTCCGAGTCCGATCGCAAGCGGGTGACTCCCGGTGGGGCGCTGGTGCTGCCGACCTTCCTGGTGGACGGTTTCGTGGCGGGGCTGTGGTCCGTCGAGGGCTCGACGCTGACGATCTCGCCGTTCCGGGAGCTGTCGGCCGCTGACGAGGCGGCGTTGGCGGCCGAAGCCGCCGAGCTGTACGACTTCATCGCCCCCGACGCCCCCGAGCGCGACATCCGCTGGGAACCAGCGGGTTAG
- a CDS encoding GyrI-like domain-containing protein: MLKQDLKKVHRDLYGPKTEPELVEVPTRAFLMIDGHGDPDVESSGYGAAVEALYTVAYTLRFALKKAEVIEYPVPPLEGLWWTDEFSDTPEWLRRDEWNWTMMIPQPPQVDAVGFADAVASARRKKGEREEFGRVRFEEFTEGLSAQILHIGPYSSEPETMERLNAFVKDKGLSWTGRHHEIYLSDPRKAVPERMKTILRHGVG, encoded by the coding sequence GTGTTGAAGCAGGATCTGAAGAAGGTTCACCGTGATCTGTATGGACCCAAGACTGAGCCGGAGCTGGTGGAGGTGCCGACGCGGGCGTTCCTCATGATCGACGGGCATGGGGATCCCGACGTCGAGTCGTCGGGGTACGGGGCCGCTGTGGAGGCTCTGTATACCGTGGCCTATACGTTGCGGTTCGCGTTGAAGAAGGCCGAGGTGATCGAGTACCCGGTGCCGCCGCTGGAGGGTCTGTGGTGGACGGACGAGTTCAGTGACACGCCGGAGTGGTTGCGGCGGGACGAATGGAACTGGACGATGATGATTCCGCAGCCGCCGCAGGTCGACGCGGTGGGGTTCGCCGACGCGGTGGCCTCGGCCCGGCGCAAGAAGGGGGAGCGGGAGGAGTTCGGGCGGGTGCGGTTCGAGGAGTTCACCGAGGGCCTGTCGGCGCAGATCCTTCACATCGGGCCGTACAGCAGCGAACCGGAGACAATGGAGCGACTCAACGCGTTCGTGAAGGACAAGGGCCTGTCGTGGACCGGAAGGCATCACGAGATCTACCTGTCCGACCCACGCAAGGCCGTTCCGGAGCGGATGAAGACCATCCTGCGGCACGGCGTCGGCTGA
- a CDS encoding helix-turn-helix transcriptional regulator produces the protein MADTRRRMLSLLSLLQGGRSWTGIELAERLSTSPRTLRRDIDRLRELGYPVETTRGPGGHYRLVAGSAMPPLLLEDDEAVAIALGLRVASDGVMADVADTASSALRKVEQVLPKRLRQRVRAMHAATETTPARWPQVSARLLDIVGEASHRSQRLDFDYRDRGDARTRRRVEPYRQVLVNRRWYLLAWDLDRGDWRIFRMDRMSDPQVGPGRFEARELPAESAASFVENALKRYPPMHHIVVDFHAPLERVASLQNDRDGTLTRIDDEHCRYSVDADSFEWMAIMLGVLGLEYRIVGPEEFVEYSRKLAERIRESTEGKG, from the coding sequence ATGGCCGATACCCGACGTCGCATGCTGAGCCTGCTGTCTCTGTTGCAGGGCGGTCGGTCGTGGACCGGAATCGAACTGGCCGAACGGTTGTCGACCAGCCCGCGCACGCTGCGCCGCGACATCGACCGGCTGCGGGAACTGGGTTACCCGGTCGAGACCACGCGCGGGCCCGGCGGGCACTACCGGCTGGTCGCGGGCTCGGCGATGCCGCCGCTGCTGTTGGAGGACGACGAGGCGGTCGCGATCGCGTTGGGCCTGCGGGTGGCGTCGGACGGGGTGATGGCGGACGTCGCCGACACGGCGTCCAGCGCTTTGCGCAAAGTGGAGCAGGTGTTGCCGAAACGGTTGCGGCAGCGGGTTCGGGCGATGCACGCGGCCACCGAGACCACACCGGCGCGCTGGCCGCAGGTGAGCGCGCGGCTGCTGGATATCGTGGGAGAGGCGAGTCATCGCTCGCAGCGGCTGGATTTCGACTACCGCGATCGTGGGGATGCCCGGACCCGGCGGCGGGTGGAGCCGTATCGGCAGGTGCTGGTGAACCGGCGGTGGTACCTGCTGGCCTGGGATCTGGATCGGGGGGACTGGCGGATCTTTCGGATGGATCGCATGAGTGACCCGCAGGTGGGGCCGGGGCGGTTCGAGGCGCGGGAGCTGCCGGCGGAGAGCGCGGCGTCGTTTGTGGAGAACGCGTTGAAACGGTATCCGCCGATGCATCACATCGTCGTCGACTTCCACGCGCCGTTGGAGCGGGTGGCCAGTCTCCAGAACGACCGGGACGGGACACTGACGCGCATCGACGATGAGCACTGTAGATATTCGGTCGACGCGGACTCCTTCGAATGGATGGCCATCATGTTGGGCGTCTTGGGGTTGGAGTACCGGATCGTCGGGCCCGAGGAGTTCGTCGAGTATTCGCGCAAGCTCGCGGAACGGATTCGCGAGTCCACTGAAGGCAAAGGATAA
- a CDS encoding zinc metalloprotease, with protein MPTTLYTRLRRIAGVAAAVALAATTAAAPATASAVAAACDDGSALRVTKDAHGHHDPNALTGKQVAKAERELADALADRSVSQRDLAASVTVPVVFHVIMQDSTRAGGNLPDSMIAEQMKVLNDSYSGATGGADTDFQFNLVKTTRTVNASWYNVGYGSAAERDMKAALREGGADTLNIYAANIGDGLLGWATFPDRSIGSDDGVVVLNESLPGGTAAPYDGGDTATHEAGHWLNLYHTFQGGCKGKGDQVADTAAESSPAYGCPTGRDSCTRVAGVDPIHNFMDYTEDDCMYEFTAGQTTRMHEAWTAFRA; from the coding sequence ATGCCCACGACCCTGTATACGAGGCTGCGCAGAATCGCCGGAGTGGCCGCGGCGGTGGCGCTGGCCGCCACGACCGCCGCCGCTCCCGCCACCGCCAGCGCCGTCGCGGCCGCCTGCGACGACGGCTCCGCGCTGCGCGTCACCAAGGACGCCCACGGCCACCACGATCCCAACGCGTTGACCGGAAAACAGGTCGCCAAGGCCGAACGCGAACTGGCCGACGCCCTGGCCGACCGCTCGGTCTCGCAACGGGACCTGGCCGCCAGCGTCACCGTCCCGGTGGTGTTCCACGTGATCATGCAGGACTCCACCCGCGCGGGCGGCAACCTGCCCGACTCGATGATCGCCGAGCAGATGAAGGTGCTCAACGACTCCTACAGCGGCGCCACCGGCGGCGCGGACACCGACTTCCAGTTCAACCTGGTCAAGACCACCCGCACCGTCAACGCGAGCTGGTACAACGTCGGCTACGGCTCGGCCGCCGAACGCGACATGAAGGCCGCGCTGCGAGAGGGCGGCGCGGACACGCTCAACATCTACGCCGCCAACATCGGCGACGGGCTGCTGGGCTGGGCGACCTTCCCCGACCGCAGCATCGGCAGCGACGACGGCGTCGTCGTGCTCAACGAGTCGCTGCCCGGCGGCACCGCGGCGCCCTACGACGGTGGCGACACCGCCACCCACGAGGCGGGGCACTGGCTGAACCTGTACCACACGTTCCAGGGTGGATGTAAGGGCAAGGGCGACCAGGTCGCCGACACCGCGGCCGAATCGTCCCCGGCCTACGGGTGCCCGACCGGACGCGACAGCTGCACCCGGGTCGCCGGTGTCGACCCGATCCACAACTTCATGGACTACACCGAGGACGACTGCATGTACGAGTTCACCGCGGGACAGACCACGCGGATGCACGAAGCCTGGACGGCGTTCCGCGCCTGA
- a CDS encoding TetR/AcrR family transcriptional regulator — translation MSESAKSRRRGAELVNAIHEAAIDELNEVGIGRLTMEGIARRSGAAKTSLYRRWPDTHALLIEALRERMPQETPSPGADDLRGDLIAALQLLCDWMMTPAARAVSAIVAGSGAHPEFTKRVFEEVFEAKGSRFTLTVLRHYADRGEIDPERVTPVVADIGEALVFKFSMDRFAMPAESDLAAIVDEAILPALGLGR, via the coding sequence GTGTCCGAATCCGCCAAGTCGCGCCGCCGGGGCGCCGAGCTGGTCAACGCCATCCACGAGGCCGCCATCGACGAGCTCAACGAGGTCGGCATCGGACGGTTGACGATGGAGGGAATCGCCCGACGCAGCGGCGCCGCCAAGACCTCGCTGTACCGGCGCTGGCCCGACACGCACGCGCTGCTGATCGAGGCGCTGCGCGAGCGGATGCCGCAGGAGACCCCCAGCCCCGGCGCCGACGATCTGCGCGGCGACCTGATCGCGGCGCTGCAACTGTTGTGCGACTGGATGATGACCCCCGCCGCCCGTGCGGTCTCGGCCATCGTGGCCGGAAGCGGGGCCCACCCCGAGTTCACCAAGCGGGTGTTCGAGGAGGTCTTCGAGGCGAAGGGTTCCCGCTTCACGCTCACCGTGTTGCGCCACTACGCCGATCGCGGTGAGATCGACCCGGAGCGGGTGACCCCGGTCGTGGCCGACATCGGGGAGGCGTTGGTGTTCAAGTTCTCCATGGACCGGTTCGCGATGCCCGCCGAGTCCGATCTGGCCGCGATCGTGGACGAGGCGATCCTGCCCGCGCTCGGGCTCGGGCGCTAG
- a CDS encoding DUF418 domain-containing protein, with protein MSETSPTPVPAAVPVARRSLAPDLARGVMLLVIAAAHGRIMAEMFGGGHATSTLDAVTELLLPMLVDARGYPMFAALFGYGLCQIYLRRQAQSWPWPPIRSLVRRRGRWLLLFGLAHVVLLFFGDILSVYGLVALAFAGVLRFSDAKLLRHAAVWLIVGSGLYAVLLTLGSGDTTEGATVMGADPITDLIGRLTMWPVFTPFMFVTTVFPFLIGVWAARRRILEEPTRHLALLRRVAFVGIPMGIVGGLPLGLHNMGAWHGGTAAIYGVEWLTTVAGYMGGLGYAALIGLIAARIGDRPGRIATALAATGQRSMTSYLLQSVAWMILFPPYLVGWGPQLSAASAVAVGAGVWLATVLIAELMRRKGWRGPAERALRNRTYRVRAPKPLAAAR; from the coding sequence ATGTCCGAGACCTCACCCACCCCTGTGCCCGCGGCGGTCCCCGTCGCCCGGCGCAGCCTGGCCCCCGACCTGGCCCGCGGCGTCATGCTGCTGGTCATCGCCGCCGCCCACGGTCGCATCATGGCCGAGATGTTCGGCGGCGGCCACGCCACCTCCACCCTCGACGCGGTCACCGAGCTGCTGTTGCCGATGCTCGTCGACGCCCGCGGCTACCCCATGTTCGCCGCCCTGTTCGGCTACGGCCTGTGCCAGATCTACCTGCGCCGCCAGGCCCAGAGCTGGCCATGGCCCCCGATCCGCTCCCTGGTGCGGCGGCGCGGCCGCTGGTTGCTCCTGTTCGGACTCGCGCACGTGGTGCTGCTGTTCTTCGGCGACATCCTCTCCGTCTACGGCCTCGTCGCCCTTGCCTTCGCGGGAGTGCTGCGGTTCAGCGACGCGAAACTGCTGCGCCACGCGGCGGTGTGGCTCATCGTCGGCTCAGGGCTGTACGCGGTGCTGCTGACGTTGGGCAGCGGCGACACCACCGAGGGGGCCACCGTCATGGGAGCCGACCCGATCACCGACCTCATCGGACGGTTGACGATGTGGCCGGTGTTCACCCCGTTCATGTTCGTCACGACGGTGTTCCCGTTCCTCATCGGCGTATGGGCGGCGCGGCGTCGGATCCTGGAGGAACCGACGCGGCACCTGGCGCTGCTGCGCAGGGTGGCGTTCGTCGGCATCCCGATGGGCATCGTGGGTGGCCTGCCGCTCGGCCTGCACAACATGGGGGCCTGGCACGGGGGCACCGCCGCGATCTACGGCGTCGAATGGCTGACCACGGTGGCTGGCTATATGGGTGGGCTGGGCTACGCGGCCCTCATCGGACTGATCGCGGCTCGCATTGGTGACCGGCCGGGGCGAATAGCCACGGCGCTGGCGGCCACCGGACAGCGATCGATGACCAGTTATCTGTTGCAGTCGGTGGCGTGGATGATCCTGTTCCCGCCGTACCTGGTGGGCTGGGGGCCGCAGCTGTCGGCCGCGAGCGCGGTGGCGGTGGGAGCGGGAGTCTGGCTGGCCACGGTGCTCATAGCGGAGTTGATGCGCCGCAAGGGTTGGCGCGGCCCCGCCGAACGAGCCCTGCGGAATCGCACCTACCGCGTGCGAGCACCCAAGCCGCTCGCGGCAGCTCGCTAA
- a CDS encoding SDR family NAD(P)-dependent oxidoreductase has translation MTTTPSALVIGAGPGLGMSIAHRFGAGGHRVALVSRSEKRHQGYLDALAAAGVDATAHAADIRDPQQLNAALDAIALEHPRIEVLYYGPGGVDDVFRPVPIAETTSDNVRSAFTWVYPAIDIVQKVLPGMRERGTGSVLIAGGLSGQIPMPALGNLALSAAALRNYALTLNAGLSDMGIYAGTLTIGGLVERGDIYEMVSNDEEMSKMAAGRTLNPDDLADVAWDMHRKRDRPEETFNVLDL, from the coding sequence ATGACCACCACCCCAAGCGCTCTCGTCATCGGAGCCGGACCCGGCCTGGGCATGTCGATCGCGCACCGTTTCGGCGCGGGCGGCCATCGGGTCGCGCTGGTGTCGCGTTCCGAGAAGCGGCACCAGGGCTACCTCGACGCGCTGGCGGCGGCGGGCGTCGACGCGACCGCGCACGCCGCCGACATCCGCGACCCGCAACAGCTGAACGCCGCGCTGGACGCGATCGCGCTGGAGCACCCCCGCATCGAGGTGCTCTACTACGGGCCCGGGGGCGTGGACGACGTGTTCCGTCCCGTCCCGATCGCGGAGACCACATCGGACAACGTCCGCTCCGCCTTCACGTGGGTGTACCCGGCGATCGACATCGTCCAGAAAGTGCTGCCGGGCATGCGGGAACGCGGTACGGGAAGTGTGCTGATCGCGGGCGGGCTCAGCGGCCAGATCCCCATGCCCGCCTTGGGAAACCTGGCGCTCTCGGCAGCGGCGCTGCGCAACTACGCGCTCACCCTTAACGCGGGTCTGTCCGACATGGGCATCTACGCGGGAACGCTCACCATCGGCGGGCTCGTCGAGCGCGGCGACATCTACGAGATGGTCAGCAACGACGAGGAGATGAGCAAGATGGCTGCTGGCCGCACGCTGAACCCGGACGATCTCGCCGACGTGGCATGGGACATGCACCGCAAGCGCGACCGTCCGGAAGAGACGTTCAACGTGCTCGACCTCTAG
- a CDS encoding TetR/AcrR family transcriptional regulator translates to MTTEAKPLRRDAARNRDKLRAAASEVFTAKGLDASLEEIAKHAKVSIGTLYNHFPTREALFDAIFPERVEATEALAREALTADDAWDGFAGYLEGLFDMLAADRGLRHVMTREYPAAEALTEACHRGFAATEAIVLRARESGSLRTDFEMSDLASVLWAMAHIIDTTADVAPGAWRRFLAFILDGLRSEAAHPIAVEAMRPEQIVEALLGPSD, encoded by the coding sequence ATGACCACCGAGGCCAAGCCCCTACGCCGCGACGCCGCCCGCAACCGCGACAAGCTGCGGGCCGCCGCCTCCGAGGTGTTCACCGCCAAGGGCCTGGACGCCTCGCTGGAGGAGATCGCCAAACACGCGAAGGTGAGCATCGGCACCCTCTACAACCACTTCCCCACCCGCGAGGCGCTGTTCGACGCGATCTTCCCCGAGCGGGTCGAGGCGACCGAGGCGTTGGCCCGCGAGGCGCTCACAGCGGACGACGCATGGGACGGGTTCGCGGGGTACCTGGAGGGGCTGTTCGACATGCTGGCCGCCGATCGGGGGTTGCGGCACGTGATGACGCGCGAGTACCCGGCGGCGGAGGCGCTGACCGAGGCGTGTCACCGGGGGTTCGCGGCGACCGAGGCGATCGTGTTGCGGGCCAGGGAATCGGGGAGCCTGCGGACCGACTTCGAGATGTCGGACCTCGCGTCGGTGCTGTGGGCGATGGCCCACATCATCGACACCACCGCCGATGTGGCGCCGGGCGCGTGGCGCCGGTTCCTGGCGTTCATTCTGGACGGTCTGCGATCGGAAGCGGCACACCCGATCGCTGTCGAGGCGATGCGCCCCGAACAGATCGTCGAGGCGCTGCTGGGCCCCAGCGACTGA
- a CDS encoding M56 family metallopeptidase, protein MSGAALLGYAAVLSLCGASWLRDAGWTSRAPRLAIFTWFSLVASVLLALVAAGVLLIVPATGFHHGILDFIGACLATLEEQYGLVGGALLGGLSFVLAVGLPVLFAGSGAAEAISASMTRRRHLRGLSASARPDRRTGALVLDHDTAAAYCLPGRGGVVVVTTGAMRAVDGGGLAAVLHHERAHLAGRHHVLTALAHALHRPLCFLPLFAELPEQIGHLVELRADDVAAAKSGRRVLAESLLAFAEASVTPALALPAAGADTVDRMRRLITAPQRLNRPGAVGIAATGTVAMALPIVVTVLSLATVTYMACCSS, encoded by the coding sequence ATGAGCGGGGCCGCGCTGTTGGGATACGCGGCGGTGCTGTCGCTGTGCGGCGCCTCCTGGCTGCGCGACGCGGGGTGGACCTCGCGGGCGCCGCGGCTGGCGATCTTCACCTGGTTCAGCCTTGTCGCGTCGGTCTTGCTGGCGCTCGTGGCGGCCGGGGTGCTGCTCATCGTGCCCGCGACCGGGTTCCACCACGGGATTCTCGACTTCATCGGCGCGTGCCTCGCCACGCTCGAAGAGCAGTACGGGCTCGTCGGCGGCGCGCTGCTGGGCGGCCTCAGCTTCGTCCTCGCCGTGGGGCTGCCGGTGCTGTTCGCCGGATCCGGTGCCGCCGAAGCCATCTCGGCCAGCATGACGCGACGGCGGCACCTGCGCGGGCTGAGCGCCTCGGCCCGGCCCGACCGCCGCACCGGCGCGCTCGTGCTCGACCACGACACCGCCGCCGCGTACTGCCTCCCCGGTCGCGGGGGCGTCGTCGTGGTGACGACCGGCGCCATGCGCGCTGTCGACGGCGGTGGGCTGGCCGCCGTCCTGCACCACGAGCGGGCTCACCTCGCGGGACGGCACCACGTCCTGACCGCGCTCGCTCACGCCCTGCATCGTCCGTTGTGCTTCCTGCCGCTGTTCGCCGAGCTGCCCGAGCAGATCGGGCACCTCGTGGAACTGCGAGCCGACGATGTGGCCGCCGCCAAGAGCGGACGGCGGGTGCTGGCCGAGAGCCTGCTGGCCTTCGCGGAGGCGAGCGTCACCCCCGCGCTGGCGCTGCCCGCCGCCGGGGCCGACACCGTGGATCGGATGCGGCGCTTGATAACCGCCCCGCAGCGGCTGAACCGGCCGGGGGCGGTGGGCATCGCCGCGACGGGGACCGTCGCGATGGCGCTGCCCATTGTGGTCACGGTGCTGTCGCTGGCGACAGTGACCTACATGGCGTGCTGCTCGTCCTGA
- a CDS encoding BlaI/MecI/CopY family transcriptional regulator: protein MRLGDLETAVMRVLWARGEPATVREVMAELDREPPLAYTTVMTVMDNLHRKELLSRERDGRAYRYRTVRSRAEHDAALMTEVLAASDDRQATLLKFVGSIEPEELDRLRRLMDGGEA from the coding sequence ATGCGACTGGGGGATCTGGAGACCGCGGTCATGCGGGTGCTGTGGGCGCGGGGCGAGCCCGCGACGGTTCGCGAGGTGATGGCCGAGCTGGATCGTGAGCCGCCGCTGGCTTACACGACGGTGATGACGGTGATGGACAATCTGCACCGCAAGGAGCTGCTGAGCCGGGAGCGGGACGGGCGGGCCTACCGGTACCGGACGGTACGCAGTCGGGCCGAGCACGACGCGGCGCTGATGACCGAGGTGCTGGCGGCCAGCGACGATCGACAGGCGACGCTGCTGAAGTTCGTGGGCTCGATCGAGCCGGAGGAGCTGGACAGACTGCGGCGGCTGATGGACGGGGGCGAGGCATGA
- a CDS encoding DUF3105 domain-containing protein: protein MAKTSSRKNHKGKGKPKRKPTAAKRGIPWWTVSVVALVLVAVGVFGYGIWSQPSAPEDADIDGLVNYKAQKAKWFDDRDHKSGPLKYATTPPAGGNHNATWQTCTGIVYDKPIPNEHAVHSLEHGAIWITYDPGLPQSQIEQLTKKVNGRDYTLMSPYKGQDSPISLQAWGYQLKLSKADDDRIDEFIATYRVEASQEPGATCSGGVTATGDKPVDQPDEH from the coding sequence ATGGCGAAGACCTCGTCCCGCAAGAACCACAAGGGCAAGGGCAAGCCCAAACGCAAACCCACCGCCGCCAAACGCGGCATCCCGTGGTGGACGGTCTCCGTCGTCGCTCTGGTCCTCGTCGCTGTCGGCGTCTTCGGCTACGGCATCTGGTCGCAACCCAGCGCACCGGAAGACGCCGACATCGACGGGCTCGTCAACTACAAAGCCCAGAAGGCCAAATGGTTCGACGACCGCGACCACAAATCCGGCCCTCTCAAGTACGCCACCACTCCCCCCGCGGGCGGCAACCACAACGCGACCTGGCAGACCTGCACCGGCATCGTCTACGACAAGCCGATCCCCAACGAACACGCCGTCCACAGCCTCGAACACGGCGCCATCTGGATCACCTACGACCCCGGCCTGCCACAATCCCAGATCGAACAACTCACCAAAAAGGTCAACGGCCGCGACTACACCCTCATGAGCCCCTACAAGGGCCAGGACTCCCCCATCTCCCTGCAAGCCTGGGGTTACCAGCTCAAGCTCTCCAAAGCCGACGACGACCGCATCGACGAGTTCATCGCCACCTACCGCGTCGAAGCCTCCCAGGAACCCGGCGCCACCTGCTCCGGCGGTGTCACCGCCACCGGCGACAAACCCGTCGACCAACCCGACGAGCACTGA
- a CDS encoding DUF305 domain-containing protein, translating into MRRYLKAAAVLAAVALVATTAWLFVVPEPTPAEDSPEAGFARDMNVHHGQAVAMSMYVYRNGSDSRMRDLAYDIALTQQAQIGMMSGWLDEWGLPPTSTEPPMSWMDHNMPIPDDGLMPGMATQDQLGELYAAKGSEADAIYSELMITHHEYGIHMAKAIRDRTDLPRVDDLAESMVKGQRSEIKALEQYGDRDVADEG; encoded by the coding sequence ATGCGCCGCTACCTCAAAGCCGCCGCCGTCCTCGCCGCCGTCGCCCTCGTCGCGACAACCGCCTGGCTGTTCGTCGTCCCCGAGCCCACCCCCGCCGAGGACTCCCCCGAAGCCGGGTTCGCCCGCGACATGAACGTCCACCATGGCCAAGCGGTCGCGATGTCCATGTACGTGTACCGCAACGGTTCCGACTCGCGCATGCGCGACCTGGCCTACGACATCGCGCTGACCCAGCAGGCCCAGATCGGCATGATGAGCGGCTGGCTCGACGAATGGGGCCTGCCGCCCACCTCCACCGAACCACCGATGTCCTGGATGGACCACAACATGCCGATCCCCGACGACGGCCTCATGCCCGGCATGGCCACACAGGACCAACTCGGCGAGCTCTACGCCGCCAAGGGCTCCGAAGCCGACGCGATCTACAGCGAACTGATGATCACCCACCACGAGTACGGCATCCACATGGCCAAGGCGATCCGCGACCGCACCGACCTGCCCCGCGTCGACGACCTCGCCGAATCCATGGTGAAGGGACAGCGCAGCGAGATCAAAGCGCTTGAGCAGTACGGAGACCGCGACGTCGCCGACGAAGGCTGA
- a CDS encoding DUF1877 family protein: MGVDWSASPVRLASDAMREIREDPQLWETASFYPPFYDDPEPIPEISRRLTADWPEGLEWRVGFLDRAYNQVEYLLDPVAYRRMEDWARRERSLSYRIVHGDNPFAEHAVSGQGFPWRCSSREFLAEAVEVIDRLDVARVRAEYSKVDMSRLGVYKVSPRGDDGISFDANLERLRQLGDFYRSVVDSDFDVVVELY; encoded by the coding sequence ATGGGTGTGGACTGGTCGGCGTCTCCGGTGCGGTTGGCCTCCGATGCGATGCGGGAGATCCGCGAGGATCCACAGCTGTGGGAGACGGCGAGCTTCTACCCGCCGTTCTATGACGATCCCGAGCCGATTCCCGAGATCAGTCGGCGGTTGACGGCTGACTGGCCCGAGGGGCTGGAATGGCGGGTCGGGTTTCTGGATCGGGCCTATAACCAGGTCGAGTACCTGCTCGATCCCGTGGCTTACCGTCGCATGGAGGACTGGGCGCGGCGAGAGCGGTCGCTGTCGTATCGCATCGTCCACGGCGACAACCCGTTCGCCGAGCATGCCGTCAGCGGGCAGGGGTTCCCTTGGCGGTGTTCGTCGCGTGAGTTCCTGGCAGAGGCTGTCGAGGTGATCGACCGGCTCGATGTCGCCAGGGTTCGGGCCGAGTACTCGAAGGTGGACATGTCGCGGCTCGGTGTCTACAAGGTATCCCCTCGTGGGGACGACGGGATCTCGTTCGACGCCAACCTTGAGCGATTGCGGCAGTTGGGCGACTTCTATCGGAGCGTGGTCGACAGCGATTTCGACGTGGTCGTGGAGCTGTACTGA